In Gordonia iterans, the following proteins share a genomic window:
- a CDS encoding hemolysin family protein, translated as MEILLIVAKLAGFLALTVGTTLFVASEFSLTALERSTVTDDVERRGDRLSRLVDKAHRTLSFQLSGAQLGITITTLITGYLAEPVLAQLLDPVLRHLPVSAGTASGISLALALIIATSLSMVLGELIPKNLAITKPLATARATSGPMIAFSTVFKPAILGLNNSANAIVRRLGVEPTEELGSARSAAELGALVRNSALRGALDPDTATLVDRSLRFGQLDADDLMTPRVRVQALEPGDTVRDLVSAASRTGHSRFLVAEEGDLDNLIGVVHIKQSFTVPPQAQDTTTLRTLARPVTRVPGSLDGDALMERIKADGLEICVVVDEYGGTAGIVTSEDLIEEILGNVTDEHDDEESEVSRVGNGYRCSGLLRVDEVAEAVGYQAPEGAYETLGGQVMFLLGAIPQVGDIVDLPLRTTGGDDRPEASWRATVVAMDGRRVDAVWLTPIQPVAAVTATGEEVTSRG; from the coding sequence GTGGAGATCCTGCTGATCGTCGCCAAACTGGCCGGCTTTCTGGCGCTCACCGTCGGGACGACGCTGTTCGTCGCCTCCGAGTTCTCGCTGACCGCGCTGGAGCGGTCGACCGTCACCGACGACGTCGAACGTCGCGGTGACCGCCTGTCCCGCCTGGTCGACAAGGCGCACCGCACCCTTTCCTTCCAGTTGTCCGGCGCTCAGCTCGGGATCACCATCACGACGCTGATCACCGGCTATCTGGCCGAACCGGTGCTGGCCCAGCTCCTTGATCCGGTGCTGCGGCACCTGCCGGTGTCGGCCGGCACCGCCTCGGGGATCTCGCTGGCCCTCGCGTTGATCATCGCGACGTCGCTCTCGATGGTGCTCGGAGAGCTGATTCCCAAGAACCTCGCCATCACGAAGCCGCTGGCCACGGCTCGGGCGACGTCTGGCCCGATGATCGCGTTCTCCACTGTGTTCAAACCCGCGATCCTCGGCCTCAACAACTCGGCCAACGCCATCGTCCGGCGCCTGGGTGTGGAACCGACTGAAGAGCTGGGTTCGGCCCGGTCGGCAGCCGAACTCGGTGCGCTGGTCCGCAACTCAGCGCTGCGCGGGGCCCTCGACCCCGACACCGCCACCCTCGTCGACCGATCGTTGCGCTTCGGCCAGCTCGACGCCGACGACCTGATGACCCCACGTGTGCGCGTACAAGCGCTCGAACCCGGCGACACCGTCCGCGATCTCGTCTCGGCGGCGTCGCGCACCGGACACTCCAGGTTCCTGGTGGCCGAAGAAGGCGACCTCGACAATCTGATCGGCGTGGTGCACATCAAGCAGTCGTTCACGGTGCCGCCCCAGGCACAGGACACCACCACGCTGCGGACCCTCGCCCGGCCGGTGACCCGCGTACCCGGCAGCCTCGACGGCGACGCCCTGATGGAACGCATCAAGGCCGACGGCCTGGAGATCTGCGTGGTGGTCGACGAGTACGGCGGCACCGCAGGCATCGTGACCTCCGAGGACCTGATCGAGGAGATCCTCGGCAACGTGACCGACGAGCACGACGACGAGGAGTCCGAGGTGAGCCGGGTCGGCAACGGCTATCGGTGCTCGGGTCTGCTGCGCGTCGACGAGGTGGCCGAGGCCGTCGGCTACCAGGCGCCGGAGGGCGCCTACGAGACCCTCGGAGGCCAGGTGATGTTCCTGCTCGGCGCCATCCCCCAGGTCGGCGACATCGTCGACCTTCCGCTGCGCACGACGGGCGGCGACGACCGGCCCGAGGCGTCCTGGCGCGCCACCGTCGTCGCCATGGACGGGCGCAGGGTCGACGCTGTCTGGCTGACACCGATCCAGCCGGTCGCCGCGGTCACCGCGACCGGCGAGGAGGTGACCTCGCGTGGGTGA
- a CDS encoding BlaI/MecI/CopY family transcriptional regulator has product MKKMNGLGDLERAVMDALWASPTPQTVRQVHAELAKTRTLAYTTVMTVLQRLAKKDLVTQIRDDRAHRYTASRPREDLVASIMVDALRATDAAGSRHAALVSFVGRVGADEAAALREALDELEASERA; this is encoded by the coding sequence ATGAAGAAGATGAACGGACTCGGCGATCTCGAACGTGCGGTGATGGACGCCCTGTGGGCCTCGCCGACGCCGCAGACCGTGCGCCAGGTCCACGCCGAACTCGCCAAGACCCGGACCCTGGCCTACACGACCGTGATGACCGTGCTGCAACGACTGGCCAAGAAGGACCTGGTGACCCAGATCCGCGACGACCGCGCACACCGGTACACGGCCAGCCGTCCGCGTGAGGATCTGGTCGCCAGCATCATGGTCGATGCCCTCCGCGCGACCGATGCGGCCGGATCCCGGCACGCCGCGCTCGTGTCGTTCGTGGGCCGGGTCGGCGCAGACGAGGCCGCCGCGCTCCGGGAGGCGCTCGACGAGCTCGAGGCCTCCGAACGAGCATGA
- a CDS encoding GNAT family N-acetyltransferase codes for MLLQTRRLTLRPVTLDDVPRLVELDSDPAVMRYVSGGTATSADTVADWVIPRMQAQQRDHGTGMWLIWDRTGCDDVGARAPERFHGWAQLRTPRHSRRAELELSYRLRRDSWGHGYAAEASATLITMMFVETDTTRIFAGTHVANKASQRVMQRLGMRLAADSDAVELSSPDALVEYELLRETWYAGRGRAFSRASAAGAARVG; via the coding sequence GTGCTCCTCCAGACCCGTCGCCTCACGCTGCGCCCGGTCACGCTCGACGACGTCCCGCGCCTGGTGGAACTCGACTCCGATCCCGCGGTGATGCGTTACGTCAGCGGCGGAACGGCGACCAGCGCGGACACCGTCGCCGACTGGGTGATACCGCGGATGCAGGCCCAACAGCGCGACCACGGCACCGGAATGTGGTTGATCTGGGACCGGACCGGCTGCGACGACGTCGGAGCCCGGGCACCCGAGCGCTTCCACGGGTGGGCGCAGCTGCGCACCCCGCGCCACAGCCGCCGGGCGGAACTGGAGCTCAGTTATCGACTCCGGCGCGACTCGTGGGGACACGGGTACGCGGCCGAGGCCTCGGCCACGCTGATCACGATGATGTTCGTCGAGACCGACACCACCCGGATCTTCGCGGGCACACACGTCGCGAACAAGGCCAGCCAGCGCGTGATGCAGCGCCTCGGGATGCGCCTGGCCGCCGACAGCGACGCGGTGGAGCTGAGCAGCCCGGACGCCCTGGTCGAGTACGAACTGCTGCGGGAGACCTGGTACGCCGGTCGCGGCCGAGCCTTCTCCCGCGCCTCCGCCGCCGGGGCGGCACGGGTCGGCTGA
- the guaB1 gene encoding GMP reductase: MRFLEGHRPDHDLTYDDLFIVPNRSDVTSRFDVDIATHDGTGTTIPLVVANMTAIAGKRMAETVARRGGLVVLPQDVPLQAAADTIAFVKSRHLVADTPVVLGPGDLMAHAQALIPKRAHGYAVVIDDGTPIGLVARAEPGPDLDMFSDLRSAMLPIPVLLPDTTAPRTIFETLTEANADLAVLVGADGALTGVLTRVGALRAGIYRPNVDDRDRLRVAAAVGINGDVVSKARALVESGADLLVVDTAHGHQAKMLAALSAVAGADLGVPVAAGNVVSAQGTRDLIDAGASIVKVGVGPGAMCTTRMMTGVGRPQFSAVAECAATARELGASVWADGGVRHPRDVALAIAAGASNVMIGSWFAGTYESPGDLHTDASGEYKVSFGMASKRAVAARSSADEAYDRARKALFEEGISASRIRVDPERPSVEDLIDHICAGLRSTATYTGARDLAELHQNVVLGVQSAAGFAEGRPLPGGW, encoded by the coding sequence GTGCGCTTCCTCGAAGGCCACCGGCCCGACCACGACCTGACCTACGACGATCTGTTCATCGTCCCGAACCGGTCCGACGTCACCTCCCGGTTCGACGTCGACATCGCCACGCACGACGGCACCGGCACGACGATTCCGCTGGTGGTGGCCAACATGACGGCCATCGCCGGCAAACGGATGGCCGAGACCGTCGCCCGCCGCGGCGGACTCGTCGTACTCCCGCAGGACGTGCCGCTGCAGGCCGCCGCCGACACGATCGCGTTCGTCAAGTCGCGCCACCTGGTCGCCGACACGCCCGTGGTCCTCGGTCCCGGCGATCTGATGGCCCACGCACAGGCGCTCATCCCCAAGCGGGCGCACGGCTATGCGGTGGTGATCGACGACGGCACTCCTATCGGCTTGGTCGCCCGCGCCGAACCGGGACCGGACCTGGACATGTTCTCCGACCTGCGTTCGGCGATGCTGCCGATCCCCGTGCTGCTGCCCGACACGACCGCGCCGCGCACCATCTTCGAGACCCTGACCGAGGCGAACGCCGATCTGGCGGTCTTGGTCGGCGCCGACGGCGCGCTCACCGGGGTACTCACCCGCGTCGGCGCCCTGCGTGCAGGCATCTACCGCCCGAACGTGGACGACCGCGACCGCCTGCGCGTCGCAGCCGCCGTCGGGATCAACGGCGACGTGGTGAGCAAGGCCCGCGCACTCGTCGAATCCGGAGCGGACCTCCTGGTGGTCGATACCGCGCACGGCCACCAAGCGAAAATGCTGGCCGCACTGTCCGCGGTGGCTGGAGCGGACCTGGGGGTGCCCGTCGCCGCCGGAAACGTCGTGTCGGCGCAGGGCACCCGGGACCTGATCGACGCCGGCGCCTCGATCGTCAAGGTCGGGGTGGGCCCCGGCGCGATGTGCACCACCCGGATGATGACCGGCGTCGGCCGCCCCCAATTCTCCGCGGTCGCCGAATGCGCCGCCACCGCACGCGAGCTCGGCGCCTCGGTGTGGGCCGACGGCGGTGTCCGTCATCCGCGCGACGTCGCGCTCGCGATCGCCGCGGGTGCGTCGAACGTGATGATCGGCTCCTGGTTCGCCGGCACCTACGAGTCCCCCGGCGATCTGCACACCGACGCGTCCGGCGAGTACAAGGTCAGCTTCGGTATGGCATCCAAGCGCGCCGTGGCCGCGCGTTCGTCCGCGGACGAGGCCTACGACCGCGCCCGCAAGGCTCTGTTCGAGGAGGGCATCTCCGCCTCTCGTATCCGGGTCGATCCGGAGCGGCCGAGCGTCGAAGACCTGATCGACCACATCTGCGCGGGTCTGCGCAGCACCGCGACGTACACCGGCGCGCGCGACCTGGCCGAGTTGCACCAGAACGTCGTGCTCGGGGTCCAGTCGGCAGCCGGATTCGCCGAGGGCCGCCCGCTGCCCGGGGGCTGGTGA
- the recC gene encoding exodeoxyribonuclease V subunit gamma: protein MLTVHRAERADVLADVLAGQLAVPPADPMARETVAVPARGVERWLQQRLALRLGGTGRSDGIAANIDFPSPERLLRQVVLATADDPDAAEPWYSDRLVWPVLHVLDDEIGDPRLAVLRNHLGGEDRRGRRLAAASVIAGLFAGYGWQRPAMLVEWAAGHDTDGTGGADGPGRPLPEGFTWQPWLWRRVRDRIGQPHLAEQLDAVAARLAAEPALVELPERLAFFGPTRIPESLRRLLGALAAGRDVSLFLPHPSEALWRAVAETAGPVPRPRDRRTGPRPEHPLLAVLARDVCELQEVLGPLRAREVYHPLPAADATSSTVLAAVQEGLRCDRLETVPGAVADDSLEVHACHGPERQVEVLRDRLLRLFDDHPELQPRDVVVMCPDVETFAPLIAGTFGQAGRDHPGYSLRVKLADRGLRETNEVLDVLAAVLDLAAGRVRSGDLLDLIAQPAVRRCFELTDDDLELLAGWVERAGIRWGIDGTQRDRFGLAGFPQGTAVAGRDRVLLGVLAEETSNEWLGVGLPLDGIESTKIDLAGRFAEFVDRLGALLAAMDTPRPAPEWAQLLVEAVDRLTAAGRETQWQRAQAVEMIGESLGSAGARGVTLALADLRDLMDGLLAARPTRSNFRTGELTVCTLTPMRSVPHRAVVLLGMDSGAFPRGSAVDGDDVLARLPLIGERDRHDEDRQVFLDALTAAQDHLLVFYTGSDPVTGGDVPPPVVVEELIDTAGRILGGSAPGVVIRHTLHPFDERNFLVGRDGGPRSYDARLLHGARELARLNASGAPGSRPALLRDAVLPPRGDADDIDLAALIDFFAAPTERFVRQRLGAMLPRRDETHPDQLEVDLDGLAQWKIGDRHLRGFLGGEDPRVLGAAELRRGSLPPFAIGAALLAPIEEKAQAIGQLAQTHRAHDHGDTVDVLHELPDGRRLYGTVGDVFDEQLVAVTYSRLKPGHRLSAWIRLLAIAVGASRTVTEAVVVGGGRGRRAEMRRLRLPDDPGEILRRLIAVRDAGLRAPLWLPPAAAEAAARGYASGRPAIALKAVRGLGRWEFKDPYAGLVLDDDPDPERVLPVDALIGMAGAAPFVELAPELPEVVEHDGHTPAGQSFVRLARAVFGPLLAEESQR, encoded by the coding sequence ATGCTGACGGTGCATCGCGCAGAACGGGCCGATGTGCTCGCCGACGTGCTGGCCGGGCAGCTGGCGGTGCCGCCGGCGGATCCGATGGCTCGCGAGACCGTCGCCGTCCCGGCGCGGGGCGTGGAGCGGTGGCTGCAGCAGCGGCTCGCTCTGCGGCTCGGCGGCACCGGGCGATCCGACGGCATCGCCGCCAACATCGACTTTCCCTCCCCAGAACGTCTGCTCCGCCAGGTCGTGCTGGCTACCGCCGACGATCCCGACGCCGCTGAGCCCTGGTATTCCGACCGTCTCGTGTGGCCGGTGCTGCACGTGCTCGACGACGAGATCGGCGATCCACGGCTCGCGGTGCTCAGGAACCACCTCGGGGGCGAGGACCGGCGCGGGCGGCGCCTCGCCGCCGCGTCGGTGATCGCCGGTCTCTTCGCCGGGTACGGATGGCAGCGTCCCGCGATGCTCGTCGAGTGGGCCGCCGGGCACGACACCGACGGGACCGGCGGCGCCGACGGGCCCGGACGTCCGCTGCCGGAAGGCTTCACCTGGCAGCCCTGGTTGTGGCGCCGGGTCCGGGACCGCATCGGGCAGCCGCATCTGGCCGAGCAGCTCGACGCCGTCGCCGCGCGACTCGCCGCCGAGCCCGCCCTGGTGGAGCTGCCCGAGCGGTTGGCCTTCTTCGGTCCCACCCGGATACCGGAGTCGCTGCGGCGGTTGCTGGGCGCGCTCGCCGCCGGTCGCGACGTGTCCCTGTTCCTGCCGCATCCCTCGGAGGCGCTGTGGCGCGCCGTCGCCGAGACCGCCGGCCCGGTTCCGCGTCCCCGCGACCGGCGCACCGGTCCGCGGCCCGAACATCCCTTGCTGGCGGTGCTGGCCCGCGACGTCTGCGAACTGCAGGAGGTGCTGGGCCCGCTGCGGGCCCGGGAGGTGTATCACCCGCTGCCGGCAGCCGACGCGACGTCGTCCACGGTCCTGGCCGCGGTCCAGGAGGGACTGCGGTGCGACCGTCTGGAGACCGTGCCCGGCGCCGTCGCCGACGACTCCCTCGAAGTCCATGCTTGTCACGGACCAGAACGCCAGGTGGAAGTCCTCCGGGACCGACTGCTGCGGCTCTTCGACGATCATCCGGAGCTGCAGCCGCGCGACGTGGTGGTGATGTGCCCGGACGTGGAGACCTTCGCACCGCTGATCGCGGGAACGTTCGGGCAGGCCGGCCGCGACCATCCGGGGTACTCACTGCGCGTCAAGCTCGCCGACCGCGGTCTGCGCGAGACCAACGAGGTCCTCGACGTGCTCGCCGCCGTGCTGGATCTGGCGGCAGGGCGGGTCCGTTCCGGGGATCTGCTCGATTTGATCGCGCAGCCGGCGGTCCGGCGCTGCTTCGAGCTCACCGACGACGACCTCGAGCTCCTCGCCGGGTGGGTCGAGCGGGCGGGAATCCGCTGGGGGATCGACGGCACGCAACGGGATCGTTTCGGGCTGGCCGGCTTTCCGCAGGGCACCGCCGTCGCCGGTCGGGACCGGGTGCTGCTGGGGGTTCTCGCCGAAGAGACGTCCAACGAGTGGCTCGGCGTCGGGCTGCCCCTCGACGGGATCGAGTCGACCAAGATCGACCTTGCGGGTCGCTTCGCCGAGTTCGTCGACCGTCTCGGCGCGCTGCTCGCCGCGATGGACACGCCGCGACCGGCGCCCGAATGGGCGCAGCTCCTGGTCGAGGCGGTCGACCGGCTGACCGCGGCCGGGCGCGAGACCCAGTGGCAACGGGCCCAGGCCGTCGAAATGATCGGCGAGTCGCTCGGTTCGGCCGGCGCCCGGGGCGTCACGCTCGCGCTGGCGGATCTGCGCGACCTCATGGACGGCCTGCTCGCCGCGCGCCCGACCCGCTCCAACTTCCGCACCGGGGAGCTGACAGTGTGCACGCTCACGCCGATGCGATCGGTGCCTCACCGTGCGGTGGTGCTGCTAGGTATGGACAGCGGCGCGTTTCCGCGCGGCTCGGCGGTCGACGGCGACGACGTTCTCGCCCGGCTGCCGCTGATCGGAGAGCGGGACCGGCACGACGAAGATCGGCAGGTCTTCCTCGACGCCCTCACTGCAGCGCAGGATCACCTGTTGGTCTTCTACACCGGCTCCGATCCGGTGACCGGGGGAGACGTGCCGCCGCCGGTGGTCGTGGAAGAGCTGATCGACACGGCGGGACGGATACTCGGCGGGAGCGCGCCGGGTGTGGTGATCAGACACACGCTGCACCCGTTCGACGAACGCAACTTCCTCGTGGGCCGCGACGGCGGCCCGCGTAGCTATGACGCCCGGTTGCTCCACGGCGCCCGGGAGCTCGCCCGGCTGAACGCGTCCGGGGCGCCGGGCTCCCGGCCCGCACTTCTGCGGGACGCCGTGCTCCCGCCGCGCGGGGACGCCGACGACATCGACCTCGCCGCGCTGATCGACTTCTTCGCCGCCCCGACCGAACGGTTCGTTCGACAGCGTCTCGGCGCGATGCTGCCGCGACGCGACGAGACGCATCCGGACCAACTCGAGGTGGATCTGGACGGTCTGGCGCAATGGAAGATCGGCGACCGGCACCTGCGCGGGTTCCTCGGCGGCGAGGACCCGCGGGTGCTGGGCGCCGCCGAATTGCGGCGGGGCTCGCTGCCGCCGTTCGCGATCGGAGCGGCGCTGCTGGCCCCGATCGAGGAGAAGGCGCAGGCCATCGGTCAACTCGCCCAGACTCATCGTGCACATGACCACGGCGACACCGTCGACGTCCTCCACGAACTGCCCGACGGGCGGCGGTTGTACGGCACCGTCGGCGACGTGTTCGACGAGCAGCTCGTCGCGGTGACCTACTCGCGGCTGAAGCCGGGCCACAGGTTGTCGGCGTGGATCAGGCTCCTCGCGATCGCGGTCGGCGCGTCGCGGACCGTCACCGAGGCGGTCGTGGTCGGCGGGGGCCGGGGCCGTCGGGCCGAGATGCGCCGGCTGCGCCTGCCGGACGATCCGGGAGAGATCCTGCGGAGACTGATCGCCGTGCGCGACGCCGGCCTTCGGGCGCCCCTGTGGCTGCCGCCCGCCGCGGCCGAGGCGGCCGCGCGCGGCTATGCCTCGGGCCGGCCGGCGATAGCGCTCAAGGCCGTCCGCGGGCTGGGCAGGTGGGAGTTCAAGGACCCGTACGCCGGACTGGTCCTGGACGACGATCCCGACCCCGAGCGGGTTCTGCCGGTCGATGCGCTGATCGGCATGGCGGGCGCCGCGCCGTTCGTCGAGCTGGCGCCCGAGCTGCCCGAGGTCGTCGAACACGACGGTCATACCCCGGCCGGACAGAGCTTCGTACGGTTGGCCCGCGCGGTGTTCGGACCGCTCCTGGCGGAAGAGAGCCAGCGATGA
- a CDS encoding M56 family metallopeptidase: protein MTALLFGILTVALVGPIPEALARAEWPLYAPRAAMALWQSIALAAVLSAFSTGLAIAAHLLAPGPDGVPTTSPAAEIARLGWFTWSVYVLAFAATVVIGLRLTTTVAAIAFRTRTRRRTHRTLVDLVDRTDLRRAGGSDIRVLDVPTPLAYCLPGRRSRVVLSEGVLNRLSRDELAAVIEHERAHLRARHDLVLEAFVALHAAFPRFVRSKSALSAVRLLIEALADDQAVNVSGRRSVGRALVACADATAPRGAMAMGGPTTVTRVRRLTHQPAAAQSVRRLSLTAYAIAAALLVVPTLAVAIPWLTELTRLLSH from the coding sequence ATGACCGCGCTGCTGTTCGGTATCCTCACCGTCGCTTTGGTGGGTCCCATCCCCGAAGCCCTGGCCCGCGCCGAATGGCCGCTGTACGCGCCGCGGGCGGCGATGGCGCTCTGGCAGTCCATCGCGCTGGCCGCGGTGCTCTCGGCGTTCAGCACCGGCTTGGCCATCGCCGCCCATCTCCTGGCCCCCGGCCCCGACGGAGTGCCCACCACCAGCCCCGCCGCCGAGATCGCCCGCCTCGGCTGGTTCACCTGGTCGGTGTACGTCCTGGCCTTCGCCGCCACCGTCGTCATCGGCCTGCGACTGACGACCACCGTCGCGGCGATCGCATTCCGGACTCGCACTCGCCGGCGCACGCATCGCACCCTCGTCGACCTCGTCGACCGCACCGACCTGCGCCGCGCCGGCGGCTCAGACATCCGAGTGCTCGACGTCCCCACCCCCCTCGCCTACTGTCTCCCGGGCCGCCGCTCGCGTGTGGTCCTCTCCGAAGGAGTGCTCAACCGCCTCTCCCGCGACGAGTTGGCCGCGGTGATCGAACACGAGCGCGCCCACCTGCGGGCCCGGCACGACCTCGTCCTGGAGGCGTTCGTCGCGCTGCACGCCGCCTTCCCCCGCTTCGTCCGGTCCAAGTCCGCGCTCAGCGCGGTACGGCTTTTGATCGAGGCACTCGCCGACGACCAGGCCGTGAACGTCAGCGGCCGCCGCTCGGTCGGCCGCGCACTGGTCGCCTGCGCGGACGCCACCGCGCCGCGCGGGGCCATGGCGATGGGCGGCCCGACCACCGTCACCCGGGTGCGCCGCCTCACCCACCAGCCGGCCGCCGCCCAGTCCGTCCGCCGCCTGTCGCTGACCGCCTACGCGATCGCCGCGGCGCTGCTGGTGGTCCCCACGCTGGCGGTCGCCATCCCGTGGCTCACCGAGCTCACGCGCCTGCTCAGCCACTGA
- a CDS encoding NAD(P)/FAD-dependent oxidoreductase: MTTAPTSDSTRRRQVVIVGSGFGGLFAAQRLRKAKNVDVTLIAKSTTHLFQPMLYQLATGIVAEGEIAPATRVVLEKQKNTRTLLGEVYDVDVEKQVVYSQLLERVTETPYDDLIIAAGADQSYFGNDHFAEYAPGMKTIDHALELRGRILGAFEQAELSDDPAEQEKLMTFVVVGAGPTGVEMAGQIAEMSDKTLKNAFRNIDPTKARVILLDAAPAVLAPFGPKLGTKAAKRLEKLGVEIQLDAMVVDLDYDGLVVRDKDGTERRIESQCKVWSAGVQASGLGEVLRDKTGVELDRAGRVKVGPDLTVAGHRNIFVVGDMMAVDGVPGVAQGAIQGGRYAADAILAEIKRGQTPDERKPFKYFDKGSMATVSRFSAVMQVPIPGTKKKFETEGYFAWLGWLALHLVYLVGYRNRLNTLVNWFFSFTTRGRTQLAITEQQVYARSALQELSYLERLRLSAAERDREDPVAVAKALEKSVEDDTPEAKQA, translated from the coding sequence ATGACCACAGCCCCCACCTCCGACTCGACCCGGCGCCGGCAGGTCGTCATCGTCGGTTCGGGATTCGGCGGACTGTTCGCGGCGCAGCGCCTCCGGAAGGCCAAGAACGTCGACGTCACCCTGATCGCCAAGTCGACGACGCATCTGTTCCAGCCGATGCTGTATCAGCTCGCGACCGGCATCGTCGCCGAGGGCGAGATCGCGCCGGCCACCCGTGTGGTGCTGGAGAAGCAGAAGAACACCCGCACCCTGCTCGGTGAGGTGTACGACGTCGACGTGGAGAAGCAGGTGGTCTATTCCCAGCTCCTCGAGCGCGTCACCGAGACCCCGTACGACGACCTGATCATCGCCGCGGGCGCCGATCAGTCGTACTTCGGCAACGACCACTTCGCCGAGTACGCCCCGGGCATGAAAACCATCGACCACGCCCTCGAACTGCGTGGCCGCATTCTCGGCGCCTTCGAGCAGGCCGAGCTCTCCGACGATCCGGCCGAGCAGGAGAAGCTGATGACCTTCGTGGTGGTCGGCGCGGGTCCCACCGGCGTGGAGATGGCCGGCCAGATCGCCGAGATGAGCGACAAGACCCTCAAGAACGCCTTCCGCAACATCGACCCGACCAAGGCACGGGTCATCCTGCTCGACGCCGCCCCGGCCGTGCTCGCCCCCTTCGGCCCCAAGCTCGGGACCAAGGCGGCCAAGCGGCTGGAGAAGCTCGGCGTGGAGATCCAGCTCGACGCGATGGTCGTCGACCTCGACTACGACGGCCTCGTCGTCCGGGACAAGGACGGCACCGAGCGGCGCATCGAGAGCCAGTGCAAGGTGTGGTCCGCCGGCGTCCAGGCCAGCGGACTCGGCGAGGTGCTGCGCGACAAGACCGGCGTCGAGCTCGATCGCGCCGGGCGCGTGAAGGTCGGCCCGGACCTCACCGTGGCCGGCCACCGGAACATCTTCGTCGTCGGCGACATGATGGCCGTCGACGGCGTGCCCGGTGTCGCGCAGGGTGCGATCCAGGGTGGCCGGTACGCGGCGGATGCGATCCTCGCCGAGATCAAACGCGGCCAGACGCCGGATGAGCGCAAGCCGTTCAAGTACTTCGACAAGGGTTCGATGGCCACCGTCTCCCGGTTCAGCGCCGTGATGCAGGTCCCGATACCCGGCACCAAGAAGAAGTTCGAGACCGAGGGCTACTTCGCGTGGCTGGGTTGGCTGGCGCTGCACCTGGTGTACCTGGTGGGCTACCGCAACCGGTTGAACACGCTGGTCAACTGGTTCTTCTCGTTCACCACGCGCGGACGCACGCAGCTCGCGATCACCGAGCAGCAGGTGTACGCCCGCTCGGCGCTGCAGGAACTGTCCTATCTGGAACGCCTGCGTCTGTCGGCTGCCGAGCGCGATCGCGAGGATCCGGTGGCCGTGGCCAAGGCGCTCGAGAAGAGCGTCGAAGACGACACCCCGGAGGCCAAACAGGCCTGA
- a CDS encoding acyl-CoA thioesterase: MSDKSAVNGADRGRYVVEVALRWGDMDSLGHVNNVQFARLFEEARVRAMNDWFGGDRGDGIGMVVAHQEIEFAAPLYYSPEPVRCEIWVSRIGEKSFDFAYRLTAADGTVGAIGETTLTVLDLESGRPTPLLANSRDVIAGHLGEPAPFRRRR; encoded by the coding sequence GTGTCGGACAAGTCTGCAGTGAACGGTGCTGATCGCGGTCGCTACGTGGTGGAGGTGGCTCTGCGTTGGGGCGACATGGATTCCCTCGGGCACGTGAACAACGTGCAATTCGCACGGCTCTTCGAGGAGGCCCGAGTCCGCGCGATGAACGACTGGTTCGGCGGCGACCGGGGCGACGGCATCGGGATGGTCGTCGCCCACCAGGAAATCGAGTTCGCCGCGCCGCTGTACTACTCGCCTGAGCCGGTGCGCTGCGAGATCTGGGTGTCCCGGATCGGCGAGAAGTCCTTCGACTTCGCCTACCGGCTCACGGCGGCCGACGGGACCGTCGGTGCGATCGGCGAGACGACGCTGACGGTCCTCGACCTGGAGAGCGGTCGGCCCACCCCGCTGCTCGCGAACAGTCGTGACGTCATCGCCGGGCACCTCGGCGAGCCCGCGCCCTTCCGTCGCCGGCGTTGA
- a CDS encoding PaaI family thioesterase: protein MAQVELEDLNGRGLDGVLGLEMIEYSGDGVRAKLEITPAHHQPFGIVHGGTYCAVAESAASISGFAWLQEKGYGGAAVGANNSTDFLRSVSEGTVHVSTTPIHRGRRQQLWQVDMVDDDGRLLAQSRVRLQNIEMPEV from the coding sequence ATGGCACAAGTCGAACTGGAAGACCTCAACGGGAGGGGCCTGGACGGAGTGCTGGGCCTGGAGATGATCGAGTACAGCGGGGACGGGGTCCGCGCGAAACTGGAGATCACTCCGGCCCATCACCAGCCGTTCGGGATCGTGCACGGCGGAACGTACTGCGCCGTCGCCGAGAGTGCTGCGAGCATCAGCGGCTTCGCTTGGCTGCAGGAGAAGGGTTACGGCGGGGCGGCCGTGGGTGCGAACAACAGCACCGACTTCCTGCGCTCGGTCAGCGAGGGCACCGTGCACGTCAGCACCACGCCCATCCACCGGGGGCGCAGGCAGCAGCTGTGGCAGGTCGACATGGTCGACGACGACGGCCGGCTACTCGCCCAGTCGCGGGTGCGTCTGCAGAACATCGAGATGCCCGAGGTCTAG